In one Lycium barbarum isolate Lr01 chromosome 7, ASM1917538v2, whole genome shotgun sequence genomic region, the following are encoded:
- the LOC132601200 gene encoding receptor-like protein Cf-9, with protein MGYEYLVFLLVSFFLCQLAFSSSVTHLCSRDESISLLKFKNTLTVDPSASYYWGYHYGPQSYPKTRSWNMSRDCCSWDGVVCDDFTGHVIELDLGCSQLEGKIDSNSSLFQLSHLRMLNLSWNNFSNSHISPEFDSNSLNGAIPSWVFSLPSLTELSLSNNHFSGQLEDFNSNTLEWIFLEHNQLQGPLPRSLQNLVNLIELDLSYNNFSGNVDVSFFSNLKQLRSLSLSYNSISLTNENKVKSTIPKYLESLFLSACEVKELDFLRSTEELSYLDLSNNKIQGRIPDWAWSNWMHMEYLNLSRNMLTSIDQIS; from the exons ATGGGCTACGAATACCTCGTATTTCTACTAGTATCTTTCTTTCTCTGTCAACTTGCTTTTTCTTCATCCGTAACTCATCTGTGCTCTAGAGATGAAAGCATTTCTCTTCTAAAATTCAAGAATACGCTTACTGTAGATCCCTCAGCCTCTTATTATTGGGGTTATCACTATGGTCCGCAGTCTTATCCAAAAACAAGGTCTTGGAACATGAGCAGAGATTGTTGCTCATGGGATGGTGTTGTATGCGATGATTTTACTGGCCATGTCATTGAACTTGACCTTGGTTGCAGCCAACTTGAAGGGAAGATTGATTCGAATAGCAGCCTATTCCAGCTCTCTCATCTCCGAATGCTCAACCTTTCTTGGAATAACTTCTCTAATTCTCACATCTCGCCCGAATTTG ATAGTAACTCCCTGAATGGAGCAATACCATCCTGGGTATTCTCCCTCCCATCACTTACTGAATTAAGCTTGAGTAATAACCACTTTTCTGGTCAGCTTGAGGATTTCAACTCCAATACATTAGAATGGATTTTTTTAGAGCACAACCAGTTGCAAGGTCCTCTTCCCAGGTCACTTCAGAACCTTGTGAATCTAATAGAACTTGATCTTTCATATAACAATTTTAGTGGCAATGTAGATGTCAGCTTCTTTTCAAATCTCAAACAACTTAGAAGTCTGTCTCTTTCATATAATAGTATTTCTCTAACCAATGAGAATAAAGTCAAGTCTACCATACCCAAATATCTTGAGTCCTTATTTTTGTCCGCTTGTGAAGTAAAAGAACTGGATTTTTTGAGATCAACAGAGGAGCTTTCTTACTTGGATCTTTCAAATAATAAAATTCAAGGAAGGATTCCTGATTGGGCATGGTCTAATTGGATGCATATGGAATATCTTAATCTATCCCGCAACATGTTGACAAGCATTGACCagatttcataa
- the LOC132602985 gene encoding DEAD-box ATP-dependent RNA helicase 52C-like codes for MLCIGLQIHDEAKKFAYQTGVRVVVAYGGAPINQQLRELERGVHILVATPGRLVDLLERARVSLQMIRYLSLDEADRMLDMGFEPQIRKIVQQMDMPPLGVRQTMLFSATFPKEIQRLALDFLSNYIFLAVGRVGFSTDLIVQRVEYVQETDKRSHLMDLLHAQRANGAHGKQALTLVFVETKKGADSLEHWLCMNGFPATAIHGDRTQQEREYALRSFKSGNTPILVATDVAARGLDIPHVAHVVNFDIPNDIDDYVHRIGRTGRAGKSGLATAFFNENNSSVARSLAELMQEANQEVPAWLSRFAARSSHGGGKNRHGGNSFGGRDFRKDSSFNRGVTDYYGGANMSSSGYGAPGGYAAPYGGAGVTSAWD; via the exons ATGCTGTGTATTGGCTTGCAGATTCATGATGAAGCTAAGAAATTTGCATATCAGACTGGTGTCAGGGTGGTTGTTGCTTATGGTGGTGCTCCCATAAACCAACAG CTTCGAGAACTAGAGAGAGGAGTGCATATTCTTGTGGCAACTCCTGGACGGTTGGTTGATTTACTTGAGAGAGCTAGAGTCTCGTTACAGATGATAAGGTATTTGTCTCTAGATGAGGCAGATCGAATGCTTGATATGGGTTTTGAACCTCAAATAAGGAAAATTGTGCAACAAATGGACATGCCTCCACTAGGTGTAAGACAGACAATGCTATTCAGTGCCACTTTTCCCAAAGAGATTCAG AGACTGGCGTTGGATTTTCTTTCAAACTATATCTTTTTGGCTGTGGGAAGGGTCGGCTTTAGTACTGATCTGATTGTCCAAAGAGTTGAATATGTTCAGGAGACTGACAAGAGAAGCCACTTGATGGATCTCCTTCATGCGCAGAGGGCAAATGGTGCTCATGGCAAG CAAGCCCTTACCCTTGTTTTTGTCGAGACGAAAAAAGGAGCTGATTCTTTGGAGCATTGGCTTTGTATGAATGGTTTCCCTGCTACTGCTATTCATGGCGATAGAACTCAGCAG GAAAGGGAATACGCCCTGAGGTCCTTCAAAAGTGGTAATACACCAATCTTGGTTGCAACGGATGTGGCAGCACGTGGTCTTGATATACCTCATGTTGCTCATGTTGTCAACTTTGACATCCCAAATGACATTGATGATTATGTCCACCGCATTGGAAGAACAGGGCGAGCTGGAAAATCAGGTTTAGCAACAGCCTTCTTTAACGAGAACAATTCTTCAGTGGCAAGATCACTGGCTGAGCTGATGCAAGAAGCAAACCAAGAAGTACCTGCTTGGCTCTCTCGCTTTGCTGCTCGTTCTTCACATGGAGGTGGCAAGAATCGTCATGGTGGAAATAGTTTTGGTGGGCGTGATTTCCGAAAAGATTCCTCTTTCAATCGAGGGGTGACAGACTACTATGGCGGGGCCAATATGAGCAGCAGTGGCTATGGTGCACCTGGCGGGTATGCTGCACCATATGGTGGTGCTGGTGTGACTAGTGCCTGGGACTAA